In Ovis aries strain OAR_USU_Benz2616 breed Rambouillet chromosome 17, ARS-UI_Ramb_v3.0, whole genome shotgun sequence, the following proteins share a genomic window:
- the NOCT gene encoding nocturnin isoform X2 produces MGNGTSRLYSALAKTLNSSAASQHPEYLVAPDPEHLEPIDPKELLEECRAVLHTRPPRFQRDFVALPADCPSSHPPIRVMQWNILAQALGEGKDNFVQCPIEALKWEERKCLILEEILAYQPDILCLQEVDHYFDTFQPLLSRLGYQGTFFPKPWSPCLDVEHNNGPDGCALFFLQNRFKLVNSANIRLTAMTLKTNQVAIAQTLECKESSRQFCIAVTHLKARTGWERFRSAQGCDLLQNLQAITQGAKIPLIVCGDFNAEPTEEVYKHFASSSLNLNSAYKLLSADGQSEPPYTTWKIRTSGECRHTLDYIWYSRQALSVRSALDLLTEEQIGPNRLPSFNYPSDHLSLVCDFSFNEEP; encoded by the exons ATGGGAAACGGCACGAGCAGGCTCTACAGTGCTCTCGCCAAGACACTCAACAGCAGCGCGGCGTCCCAGCACCCGGAGTACCTGGTGGCCCCTGACCCAGAGCACCTGGAGCCCATCGACCCCAAAGAGCTCCTGGAGGAATGCAGGGCTGTCCTGCACACCCGGCCCCCGCGGTTCCAGAGGGACTTTGTGGCTCTGCCGGCCGATTGCCCCAGCAGCCACCCTCCCATTAGGGTCATGCAGTGGAACATCCTTGCCCAAG ctcttggagaaggcaaagaCAACTTTGTCCAGTGCCCTATCGAAGCCCTCAAGTGGGAAGAAAGGAAGTGTCTGATCCTGGAAGAGATCCTCGCCTACCAGCCCGATATCCTGTGCCTCCAAGAGGTGGACCACTACTTCGACACCTTCCAGCCCCTCCTCAGTAGACTGGGCTATCAGGGCACCTTCTTCCCCAAGCCCTGGTCGCCCTGTCTGGATGTGGAGCACAACAATGGACCCGACGGCTGTGCCTTGTTCTTCCTCCAAAACCGATTCAAGCTGGTCAACAGTGCCAACATCCGGCTGACGGCCATGACGCTGAAGACCAACCAGGTGGCCATTGCCCAGACCCTGGAGTGCAAGGAGTCCAGCCGCCAGTTCTGCATCGCCGTCACCCACCTGAAGGCACGCACCGGCTGGGAGCGATTTCGATCAGCTCAAGGCTGCGACCTCCTCCAAAACCTGCAGGCCATCACCCAAGGGGCCAAGATTCCCCTGATTGTTTGTGGAGACTTCAACGCAGAGCCCACAGAGGAGGTCTACAAGCactttgcttcctccagcctcaATCTGAACAGCGCCTACAAGCTGCTGAGCGCTGACGGGCAGTCGGAACCTCCGTACACGACCTGGAAGATCCGGACCTCAGGCGAGTGCCGGCACACGCTCGATTATATCTGGTACTCCAGGCAGGCGCTCAGCGTGCGGTCAGCCCTGGATCTGCTCACGGAGGAGCAGATTGGACCCAACCGGCTGCCATCCTTCAATTACCCTTCAGACCACCTGTCCCTAGTGTGTGACTTCAGCTTTAACGAGGAACCTTGA